In Tachysurus vachellii isolate PV-2020 chromosome 1, HZAU_Pvac_v1, whole genome shotgun sequence, a genomic segment contains:
- the lingo3a gene encoding leucine-rich repeat and immunoglobulin-like domain-containing nogo receptor-interacting protein 3a, whose translation MAGFPVLGFLGLLLLQITAPVCYGQGCPQVCDCVPQRKSVNCQNKHLNSFPNGIPSDTRLLDLGRNQLRWVEHGDLKLYTRLEDLNLSENLISVLEPNAFSSLLNLRILRLRANQLKLVPMGAFSHLANLTVLDLSGNKLVILVDFTFQDLRRLQKLEVGDNDLVYISNKAFLGLTGLRELTIERCNLTSISGQALSYLRGLVSLRLRYLNIVSLEEHNFYKLGGLRGLEIDHWPFLEYISPYSFQGLSLSWLFITNTNITTVPSGALRNLIHLSSLNLSHNPISVLESWALRDLVNLKDLHLVGTNLMCVQPYGLGGLQQIRLLNLSNNRLVTLEEGTFHSVNTLEILRLDGNPLSCDCRLLWILQRRKTLNFDGQFPVCARPVEVLGKALSAFSDTALLDHFTCQRPKIRNRKLQQLSAREGQIVSFYCQADGDPTPTIFWISPQRRRITTRSTGRLIVLPEGTLEIHYVQVADSGTYICIASNAGGNDTYFATLTVTGIPLDAGLFPNRSSVGDLNDSNLNDTRVFLKFTLDLKTILVSTAMGCITFLGVVIFCFLLLFVWSRGRGQHKNNFSMEYSFRKVDGPSASGGQGGARKFNMKMI comes from the coding sequence ATGGCGGGCTTTCCTGTCTTGGGCTTTCTGGGCCTTCTACTGCTTCAGATCACGGCTCCAGTATGCTATGGCCAAGGTTGTCCACAAGTCTGTGACTGTGTACCTCAGAGAAAGTCTGTGAATTGTCAGAACAAACATCTGAATTCTTTTCCAAATGGAATTCCATCTGACACAAGATTGCTAGACCTGGGTAGAAACCAGTTGCGTTGGGTGGAGCATGGTGACTTGAAACTCTACACACGTTTGGAGGACTTAAATCTTAGTGAGAATCTCATCAGTGTGCTTGAGCCCAATGCTTTTTCCAGCTTACTTAATCTTCGCATATTACGCCTACGTGCCAACCAGTTGAAGCTGGTGCCAATGGGTGCCTTCTCACATCTTGCCAATCTCACAGTTTTGGACTTGAGTGGAAATAAACTGGTCATATTAGTGGATTTTACTTTCCAGGATCTGCGGAGGCTCCAAAAATTAGAGGTGGGCGACAATGATTTGGTGTATATTTCAAACAAGGCATTCCTGGGCTTGACTGGCCTACGGGAACTTACCATTGAGAGGTGCAACCTGACCTCTATCTCAGGGCAAGCACTGTCCTATCTCCGTGGATTGGTGTCACTACGGCTACGCTACCTCAATATTGTCTCATTAGAGGAGCATAACTTTTATAAGCTGGGTGGACTGCGGGGTCTTGAGATTGACCATTGGCCATTTTTAGAGTACATTTCCCCATATAGCTTCCAAGGTCTCAGTTTATCCTGGCTTTTCATTACCAACACCAACATTACTACAGTTCCATCTGGTGCCCTTCGTAATCTTATCCATTTATCCAGTCTTAATCTATCCCACAATCCCATTTCTGTTCTTGAATCTTGGGCTTTGCGTGATCTGGTCAATTTAAAGGACTTACACCTTGTGGGCACCAACCTGATGTGCGTGCAGCCTTATGGCCTTGGAGGTCTGCAGCAGATACGTTTACTTAACCTGTCCAACAATAGGCTAGTAACACTAGAAGAAGGTACTTTTCACTCTGTAAACACCTTGGAAATACTTCGGCTTGATGGTAACCCTCTGTCCTGTGACTGCCGTTTGCTGTGGATCTTGCAGCGTCGGAAGACCCTTAACTTTGACGGCCAGTTCCCAGTTTGTGCCAGACCGGTTGAGGTGCTAGGTAAAGCTCTTAGTGCCTTCTCTGACACAGCACTCCTGGATCACTTTACGTGTCAGCGACCGAAAATACGCAACCGAAAGCTACAACAGCTATCTGCACGGGAGGGTCAGATTGTATCATTTTATTGTCAAGCAGATGGAGACCCAACTCCAACCATCTTCTGGATTTCACCTCAGCGCCGCCGCATCACTACTAGAAGCACTGGTCGCCTTATAGTGTTGCCAGAGGGAACATTAGAAATCCACTATGTCCAAGTAGCAGATAGTGGAACCTATATTTGCATTGCTAGCAATGCAGGTGGTAATGACACCTACTTTGCCACATTAACTGTCACTGGGATACCCTTGGATGCAGGTCTCTTCCCAAATCGCTCCTCTGTAGGTGACCTCAATGACAGTAATCTGAACGACACACGGGTCTTCCTAAAGTTCACATTAGACCTCAAGACCATTTTGGTCTCCACAGCAATGGGTTGTATAACCTTTTTGGGAGTAGTCATTTTCTGCTTcttgcttttgtttgtgtggagtCGTGGACGGGGACAGCACAAAAACAACTTTTCAATGGAGTACTCCTTCAGAAAGGTGGACGGTCCGTCAGCCAGCGGGGGCCAAGGTGGGGCTCGAAAATTCAATATGAAAATGATATAG
- the LOC132851055 gene encoding uncharacterized protein LOC132851055 has translation MKSAFSCPERDSEKESEESSQRGVGLRRKREFTPEEKKDANYWEKRRKNNEAAKRSREKRRANDFMLETRLVALSEENAALRAEILALNLRYGLLNSNCPYSSHQRSFFQMNSYFAQKSNTCPDRELWERDKMSQESSHWPGYQQATEAIAARYGSNIVATHSFPINRAYSYLPDVPSFVQSTSTPMVLAPVFPPLTASFPEIPVLNPVGQRTTIQKDSDQQPPVSGSSMLPHKLRLKNPISSKKKEDRITPPSPLSLYVSG, from the coding sequence ATGAAATCTGCATTCTCATGTCCCGAAAGAGACTCTGAGAAAGAGTCAGAGGAGTCGTCTCAAAGAGGTGTAGGCTTGCGTCGCAAACGAGAATTTAcaccagaagaaaaaaaggatgcCAATTACTGGGAAAAACGTCGCAAGAACAACGAAGCCGCCAAACGTTCACGAGAGAAACGCAGAGCAAATGACTTTATGCTGGAGACCAGGCTGGTGGCTCTGAGTGAGGAAAATGCAGCTCTACGAGCTGAGATCCTGGCTTTGAACCTTCGATATGGCCTGCTCAACTCTAACTGTCCATACTCATCGCATCAGAGGAGCTTCTTTCAGATGAATTCATACTTCGCTCAAAAATCAAACACCTGCCCAGACAGAGAGCTTTGGGAAAGggataaaatgagtcaggagtcTTCTCATTGGCCCGGATACCAGCAAGCAACTGAGGCCATAGCTGCACGTTATGGCTCAAACATTGTTGCCACACACTCATTCCCCATCAACAGGGCCTATTCTTACCTTCCAGATGTCCCTAGTTTTGTTCAATCTACAAGCACACCTATGGTCTTAGCTCCCGTGTTTCCACCACTGACTGCCTCTTTCCCAGAAATCCCAGTGTTAAATCCAGTGGGTCAGAGAACAACAATACAGAAGGACTCTGACCAACAGCCACCAGTCAGTGGCAGTTCTATGCTGCCTCACAAGCTGAGGCTAAAGAATCCAATATCATCCAAGAAGAAAGAAGACAGAATCACACCTCCATCCCCACTCTCGTTATATGTGTCCGGCTAA